The genomic DNA GTGTCGGTAACTCGGAATGGCGACCGTACTGAGTCGAGGGTAGCGGTAAAGACGGGTTGCAAACCGGCAGAGGTTGAGGGAATGAGGATCTGGGTGGAGAAAAGACAGAGGAAGAAGGCTTCCACGCGTCGAACGCGATAATTTATTATGCAGTGTCCAAACTGCTACAGGCCTTGCGGCTCCAGAATCGGTCTTCGCAGTCACGAGCCTAGGTGCCTATACCAATGATCCATTGCCTGCAAGGCAGAAGGAGGTAGTAATCCAACAGcacttttcacagcattttCTCTTTCGAAACTGATcgaatttatttaatttttcttatCAAGAAAGTTGTGACACTTATTGCGCCTTGTATAGAGTGAGGCGTCTGGAATATCGAGACCCAGTGTATTTGTGTTAAGAGAGATCATTTTCCATTCCCATGTGTTGACCGTGAGTCCAACTAGACCCTCTCTGGCTGCACTCGTATATGCGTATGATTCGTCACTTTTCTAGTTGGAATAGTCACACTTTACAGCAGGAAAAAAGGAGTTTCTTCAGGCTGTTCTGCTCCGAGTCAGCAACTGAAATGAAGTTCCAATGGTTTTTTTATTAGCATAGGTCAATTTAATCGTTCTCTGAATTTGTACCGTGCTATTGTGATAGGTCCCTTAACTAACTCGGGCGAAAGAAAAGGGAAAGTAAAAAGCCTTGTAGTGGCTTCTAGTCAGGTCAAACACCGTAACAACGCAGAAGAGCTAGCGTGCATGCAAAGAAAAGTTTAAATTTAGTTCATGTTTTAGGAAAAAGATATGCATCTTGTATATATAACTCAGTTTTGACCTTGGTCAAATTACCATAATGAAGTCAATTGCAAGCGCGACTGGGATGTCGTTGACAGTATTGTTTTAAAAGAATTGCATTCATATCCAACAATCTTCTTCTTATATCTTCTTTAATGAAATTGAATCGGTATGAGGGATAGTTTCTTTTTGCATGGTTTCCACGAAGATCCGCGTGCACCACCACTATTTAAGACAAGACCAGTCTCTTCTATGTAACCAACGACAACTGACAAGGGCTGTATAATTTCCAATCGACTgccaaaaagaaataataagaaGTATTTTGTGATCATGAGCAGTGAATTCTTGTGAACTTGAGGCGAAAGCGTTATCTGAgcttacagcggttatcagtcatacgcgcccctcaacgattttgttttcatttttcaaaaataaattgatttaTTGACGTCCAACCAAATtcagtttcgaaaaatgaaaaaaaaaagaggtcgTTGAGGGGCGTGTGTAAATGGTAACCGCTGTAAGTACTTGGGAAgcaattgttttgattttaaattaaccttaaaatttgttttagaTAGTCGCTATTTTCCTGTATGTTTTTAGAACGGGGGTTCTCAGACGAAAATTTCTCATTTCCGTGTGGTAAAATGGTTTTCTATACGTATTGTACGTATGTAAGGATGTGTGCGATCGgccttattctggaataggaatacatggaaaaGCCTTCGCTTTTGCAGAGATTCACATGGAAATTgacaaacacctgctaaaataaaatttcaaacaaatctTCAACTTCCTAGTTGCTTAAAAACTACGCCAAACATACTATTTCAAATCATCACTGCACATATTTTTCTTGCGAAATAGGGTCAATAAACACCCTTAAGAGATCAACAAACGAGTGTAATCTAGAAAATCGAGCGCCTGAAGACAATTGCTGAAATATTTGATGTCAAAACATATCACCCCACcgtcaagaaaaggaaaagcCCAGACAGTTGGATTCTCTTCCGAAGTTACGACATGAATTCCCTCCCAAAAGGAGTCAACGAGATGAAAGTAAACATTTGCACGACGCAGGATCATTTGAAGTCACTTTGGTTCAAGTTCTTATTCTTCAGACTTGTAGCTATAGCAGCCGGGGATAATCCCCGGCTCCCGGCCCTTAGTGACAGCCCTGAGTCATCAGTCCAGAAAGATTTAGTAGTCTCAGTAAACTTGTTAGAGTAACCGCTCTTGTGCTGAAATTCATCTAGAGGCTCAAGAGGAAGATAGAAACAACTGACATCAGTATGGAGGATGAGAATATTGTTACGAATCTCTGGTACAAAGACGTTCAagccaaatttgaagaaaaggagaaatcaAGTTCGACTTGGGGCCAGTTAGGAGTCTTTAAGGATGCCAATGGACTTCTGCGATGCAAGGGAAGAATCGAATCCAGAACTCTTCACTTCCGTACTCAACAACATCCCATTCTGTTGTCTAGAAAGCAACATTTAACTAAGCTTGTGATCATGCAGTCCCACGAAAACGTGAATCACAATGGTGTTGGAGAAAATCTTACTGAAATTCGATCACAATTCTGGATAATCAAAGGAAGACAAGCTGTTAATTTAAGATGTACTTTCCAAGAGTGTCACGCGCAAGAAATTACAAGGAAGAGTCTACAGCTCACCACCTACTCCACCACTACCTGCATTCGAGTTTCAGAGGAAATGGCTTTCTCTAAAGTAAGTGTTGACTTTGCCGGACCCTTGTACGTGAAGAATGTTTACTTATCCAAGGTAAAAATTCACAAGTGTTACATAGCACTGTTTACATGTGCTAGTACAAGAGCTTTGCACCTTGAACTTACGCCAGACCTCTTCGCCAATTCGTTCTTAAGAGGCCTGCATGAAGCGATTCTTCCGTAGAAGAGGACTACCGACCCTGTTCATTTCAGACAACGGGAGAACTTTCCGAAATGCAAAGGTTAAGAAGTTTGCTCTTGATCGGAAAATTGACTGGAAATTCAATGTACCCACAGCCAGATGGTGGGGCGGATTCTTCGAAATCTGTGTGAAACTGGTGAAAAGGTGCCTCAAGAAAGGGTTCGGAAATGCGAAGTTGAGTTATGAAGAGTTAGATTCTGTGTTGATCGAAACTGAAGGCGTTTTGGATTCTAGGCCCTTAACCTATGTCTACGATAAGCTAACAGAAACTCCGCTTACGCCTTctcttcttgtaattggtcGTCGAGTAGTTCTAGATCAATCTCCTGCCATCACAGTACCTGTAAACACTTTGCCCAGACGAGAGAGATATATAGACGGTCTTCTCACCCATTTCAGAAATCGATGGAAGAAAGAATATCTTAAAGGGGTCCGCGAGTACCAGAAACTCAAGGGAGGTGAACCAAGAAGAACAATTCAAGTAGGAGACGTTGTGCATATCTATGCTGACAAGACACCCAGACAACAGTGTACGTGGAGAATGGGGAAAGTAGAGAAACTGTTACAGCAGAAGTGGTGACAGTAGATAATTCTCTCCGCATGACTCGCTTAAAACGTCCAATTCAGAAGCTTTATCATCTTGAAATCAACGTGCGTGACAGAGGAATGAGCATTCAGATGGTCAGAGATGAAGACATCCCTACAGTGATCACTGCTCCATGAACTGTCTGACCATATCTTGAGCGTTTAACACTGAAGCTAAAGAGCTAAGTTAGGTTTTGCGTTAAATCAGTCTGATTTATTTAAACTTTCTTGATTGACTTCCGACGTCAATCAGGGGGAAGTGTGttgaaaactggaaactagtgtaCACGTGCGATttagtttgattgacatgtgacGGGAGACATGTTGAGAGTGGTGAGACGTTTTCGGAATGACATCTTGTGTACTGGCGGAATTACATCTCGGAATCTTAAGAAATTGTCTCTACCAGGAATTGTATTCTAAAGAAAAGATATCTGTTACTAAAGTATGGATCACTAAAACAGGATGCAAAGCTTATTCTCAGATTCTCTAAGGTTATATACAGTTTCTTGTATTGCAAACCTAGAACATAAATATTCTGGAGCCAACCCGTGTAAAGACTTATAAACCATCGAGGCTTTTTCAATTTCATGCTGGCGCAcgggctgctctattttgtagtttttgaagtttgttccTTAAGGTTATCCCACAGTTCCCAAACAGTATTGCAATAAGTGAAGTGAGGGTGAATAAGAGCTTGGTAAATTTAGTTGTAAGGTCGCTTGGGGAGCAAAGTGCCTTACTCGCTGAATGACACAG from Montipora capricornis isolate CH-2021 chromosome 2, ASM3666992v2, whole genome shotgun sequence includes the following:
- the LOC138037248 gene encoding uncharacterized protein; translation: MEDENIVTNLWYKDVQAKFEEKEKSSSTWGQLGVFKDANGLLRCKGRIESRTLHFRTQQHPILLSRKQHLTKLVIMQSHENVNHNGVGENLTEIRSQFWIIKGRQAVNLRCTFQECHAQEITRKSLQLTTYSTTTCIRVSEEMAFSKVSVDFAGPLYVKNVYLSKVKKFALDRKIDWKFNVPTARWWGGFFEICVKLVKRCLKKGFGNAKLSYEELDSVLIETEGVLDSRPLTYVYDKLTETPLTPSLLVIGRRVVLDQSPAITVPVNTLPRRERYIDGLLTHFRNRWKKEYLKGVREYQKLKGGEPRRTIQVGDVVHIYADKTPRQQCTWRMGKVEKLLQQKW